A window from Mycolicibacterium tokaiense encodes these proteins:
- a CDS encoding TM0106 family RecB-like putative nuclease, which yields MFVDGGNVLYSASDLAAAARCEYALLRAFDAKLGWGPPVDTEDQLLARTSALGDEHEHRRLEELRGQFGDEVTVIGRPTYTGGGLSAAAAHTLRAVTDRAPVVYQAAMFDGRFLGFADFLILDDHRYRVADTKLALSAKVEALLQLAAYADTLTQAGVPVHDEAELILGNGTAVRYRLDEIIPVYRPRRAELQRLLDAHFAAGAPVRWEDDEIRACFRCPECEVKVREHDDLLLVAGMRVSQRARLIEAGVTTVAELAQGTAAVPDLPQRTVTALRAQARLQRQPRIDGKPPYEVADAQPLMVLPNPDKGDLFFDFEGDPLWTADGSQWGLEYLFGVLDCTDRFQPLWAHDRAAERKALQDFLKLVAKRRKRYPGMHIYHYAAYEKTALLRLAGRHGVGEDAVDDLLRNGVLVDLFPLVRKSIRVGTENYSIKSLEPLYMGAELRTGEVTTATASITEYAHYCELRDQGRDDEAAALLHAIAEYNLYDCRSTRRLRDWLIGIAFEAGVPPLGAQPVRDGAEADEDDQLARTLAAFVGDDPDDRTPPQSAVALLAAARGYHRREDKPFWWAHFDRLNNPVDEWGEDTGVFLADGAEVVADWHIPPRARKPQRRIQLSGALASGELSREMFALYAPPSPPGLTDDVERRAAGSVTLLECDDLETPTSVTVVERAAKDGSTFDQLPFALTPGSPIATKALRESIDGTAQSVAAGLPRLPETAVVDLLLRRPPRTRSGAPLPHAGAPVEDITAALLDLDSSYLAVHGPPGTGKTHTAAAVIANLVTNARWRVGVVAQSHAVVENLFCGLLRAGVDPEVIAKRDTRTEDAPWQQLDANAHAAFVSEHEGCVIGGTSWDFANAGRIPPGCLDLLVVEEAGQFSLANTIAVAPAAANLLLLGDPQQLPQVSQGTHPEPVDESALGWLVDGRHTLPDELGYFLDRSWRMHPQVCAAVSRLSYDNRLTAVDEVSGRRCLEAVEPGVRVLTVDHEGNATESREEAAAIVAEITAMVGRAWTDEDGTRPLTAADVLIVTPYNAQVATLREQLDAAGLSQVRAGTVDKFQGQQAPVVFVSMVASSIDDVPRGISFLLNRNRLNVAVSRAQYAAVIVRSVLLTEYLPGTPDGLIDLGAFLTLSS from the coding sequence GTGTTCGTCGACGGGGGCAACGTGCTCTACAGCGCGTCAGATCTGGCTGCCGCGGCGCGCTGTGAATACGCCCTGCTGCGGGCCTTCGACGCCAAGCTGGGCTGGGGCCCGCCGGTCGATACCGAGGACCAGCTGCTGGCACGCACGTCCGCGCTGGGTGACGAACACGAACACCGCCGCCTCGAGGAGTTGCGCGGCCAGTTCGGTGACGAGGTCACCGTCATCGGGCGGCCCACCTACACCGGCGGGGGGCTGTCCGCCGCCGCGGCCCACACCCTGCGCGCCGTCACCGACCGGGCGCCGGTGGTGTACCAGGCCGCCATGTTCGACGGCCGCTTCCTGGGGTTCGCCGACTTCCTGATCCTCGATGACCACCGCTACCGGGTGGCCGACACCAAACTCGCACTCTCGGCCAAGGTCGAGGCCCTGCTGCAGCTGGCCGCCTACGCCGACACCCTGACCCAGGCCGGCGTCCCGGTGCACGACGAGGCCGAACTGATCCTGGGCAACGGCACCGCAGTCCGCTATCGCCTCGACGAGATCATCCCGGTGTACCGCCCGCGGCGCGCGGAGCTGCAGCGTCTGCTCGACGCCCACTTCGCCGCCGGAGCGCCGGTGCGCTGGGAGGACGACGAGATCCGGGCCTGCTTCCGCTGCCCCGAGTGCGAGGTCAAGGTGCGCGAGCACGACGATCTGCTGCTGGTCGCGGGGATGCGGGTCAGCCAGCGGGCCCGGTTGATCGAGGCCGGGGTGACCACCGTCGCCGAGCTGGCCCAGGGCACCGCAGCCGTTCCCGATCTGCCGCAGCGCACCGTCACCGCGCTGCGCGCCCAGGCTCGGTTGCAGCGCCAACCGCGGATCGACGGCAAACCACCCTACGAGGTGGCCGACGCGCAACCCCTGATGGTGTTGCCCAATCCGGACAAGGGTGACCTGTTCTTCGACTTCGAAGGTGACCCCCTCTGGACGGCCGACGGCAGCCAGTGGGGCCTGGAATACCTCTTCGGCGTCCTGGATTGCACCGACCGGTTCCAGCCGCTGTGGGCCCACGACCGCGCCGCCGAGCGGAAAGCGTTGCAGGACTTCCTCAAACTCGTCGCCAAACGCCGCAAGCGCTACCCCGGCATGCACATCTACCACTACGCCGCCTACGAGAAGACCGCGCTGCTGCGGCTGGCCGGGCGCCACGGCGTGGGCGAGGACGCGGTGGACGATCTGCTGCGCAACGGCGTACTGGTGGACCTGTTCCCCTTGGTGCGCAAGAGCATCCGGGTGGGCACCGAGAACTACAGCATCAAGTCGCTCGAGCCGCTGTACATGGGCGCGGAGTTGCGCACCGGCGAGGTCACCACCGCCACCGCCTCCATCACCGAGTATGCGCACTACTGCGAACTGCGCGACCAGGGCCGCGACGACGAGGCAGCGGCATTGCTGCACGCCATTGCCGAATACAACCTCTACGACTGCCGGTCCACCCGCCGGCTGCGGGACTGGTTGATAGGCATCGCCTTCGAAGCCGGGGTTCCGCCGCTGGGGGCACAGCCGGTGCGCGACGGCGCTGAGGCCGATGAGGACGACCAGCTGGCCCGCACGCTCGCCGCCTTCGTCGGAGACGACCCGGACGACAGGACTCCCCCGCAGTCCGCCGTCGCCCTGTTGGCCGCCGCCCGTGGCTACCACCGGCGTGAGGACAAACCGTTCTGGTGGGCCCACTTCGACCGGCTGAACAACCCGGTGGACGAATGGGGTGAGGACACGGGCGTTTTCTTGGCCGACGGGGCCGAGGTGGTCGCCGACTGGCACATCCCACCGCGGGCCCGCAAACCGCAGCGGCGCATCCAGCTCTCCGGTGCGCTGGCCTCAGGTGAGCTGAGCCGGGAGATGTTCGCGCTCTACGCCCCGCCGTCCCCGCCGGGGCTCACCGACGACGTGGAGCGCCGCGCAGCCGGATCGGTCACGCTTCTCGAGTGCGACGACCTGGAGACACCCACCAGCGTGACGGTGGTCGAACGGGCGGCCAAGGACGGCAGCACCTTTGACCAGCTGCCGTTCGCGTTGACTCCGGGCTCCCCCATCGCCACCAAGGCGCTGCGCGAATCCATCGACGGCACAGCACAATCGGTGGCCGCCGGGTTGCCCCGCCTGCCGGAGACCGCCGTGGTGGACCTGCTGTTGCGCCGCCCGCCCCGCACCCGCTCAGGTGCACCGCTGCCGCATGCCGGCGCGCCCGTCGAGGACATCACCGCAGCCCTGCTGGACCTCGATTCGTCATACCTCGCGGTGCACGGCCCGCCCGGCACCGGCAAGACCCACACGGCCGCGGCCGTGATCGCGAACCTCGTCACGAACGCCCGGTGGCGGGTGGGCGTGGTGGCACAGTCTCATGCGGTGGTGGAGAACCTGTTCTGCGGGCTGCTGCGGGCCGGGGTCGATCCCGAGGTCATCGCCAAACGCGACACCCGTACCGAGGACGCCCCGTGGCAACAGTTGGACGCCAACGCCCACGCGGCGTTTGTCTCCGAGCATGAGGGATGCGTGATCGGCGGCACCAGTTGGGATTTCGCGAATGCCGGACGCATCCCACCCGGCTGCCTGGATCTGCTGGTGGTCGAGGAGGCCGGCCAGTTCAGCCTGGCCAACACCATCGCGGTGGCACCGGCCGCGGCCAACCTGCTGCTGCTGGGAGATCCGCAACAGCTGCCTCAGGTCAGTCAGGGCACCCACCCCGAACCGGTGGACGAGTCCGCGCTCGGCTGGCTGGTGGACGGCCGGCACACGCTGCCCGACGAACTCGGCTACTTCCTGGACCGCTCCTGGCGGATGCACCCGCAGGTGTGCGCCGCGGTGTCGCGTCTGTCGTATGACAACCGGCTCACCGCGGTGGACGAGGTGAGCGGTCGGCGTTGCCTCGAGGCAGTGGAACCCGGCGTGCGGGTGTTGACCGTCGATCACGAGGGCAATGCCACCGAGAGCCGGGAGGAAGCCGCCGCCATCGTCGCCGAGATCACCGCCATGGTCGGCAGGGCGTGGACCGACGAGGACGGCACCCGTCCGCTGACCGCGGCCGACGTCCTGATCGTGACGCCCTACAACGCCCAGGTGGCGACGCTGCGCGAACAGCTGGACGCCGCGGGTCTGAGTCAGGTGCGTGCCGGGACCGTCGACAAGTTCCAGGGGCAACAGGCGCCTGTGGTGTTCGTGTCGATGGTGGCGTCCTCGATCGACGACGTGCCCCGCGGGATCTCGTTCCTGCTCAATCGCAATCGGCTCAACGTCGCCGTGAGTCGCGCTCAGTACGCCGCCGTGATCGTGCGTTCGGTATTGCTGACTGAATACCTGCCCGGCACACCGGACGGCCTGATCGACCTGGGCGCGTTCCTGACGCTGAGCAGCTAG
- a CDS encoding multidrug effflux MFS transporter yields the protein MILVLGALVALGPLTIDMYLPALPTIGEDLSVTSSVVQLTLTGTLAGLALGQLIIGPLSDSLGRRRPLMAGIALHIVASLICMAAPNVAVLGFGRVLQGMGAAAGMVVALAVVGDLYRERAAATMMSRLMLVLGAAPVLAPSLGAGVLLHGSWRWVFAALVVMAGLLLLMGALALPETLPPSHRPPLRIGGVARTYVRLLRDARFVVLVSVAALAMAGLFAYIAGAAFVLQDRYGVNQQDFALLFGAGAVALIASTQANPVLLKWFSPMRIVLTALSAAVVASVVFVAMALTHTGGVWGFLIPVWTILAAMGLVMPNAPALALSRHPESAGTAAALMGAAQFGLGALVAPLVGVLGNDEVAMAAVMAVSVVIALVALLSVRQAATDTAPARSELAAEAA from the coding sequence ATGATCCTGGTCCTCGGCGCCCTGGTGGCCCTCGGTCCGCTGACCATCGACATGTATCTGCCTGCGCTGCCCACCATCGGCGAGGACCTCTCGGTGACGTCCTCGGTGGTGCAGTTGACTCTGACCGGCACCTTGGCCGGGTTGGCGCTCGGGCAGCTGATCATCGGTCCGCTGTCGGATTCGTTGGGCCGCCGGCGCCCACTCATGGCGGGCATCGCGCTGCACATCGTCGCCTCGTTGATCTGTATGGCGGCGCCCAACGTGGCGGTGCTCGGGTTCGGGCGCGTGCTGCAGGGCATGGGCGCGGCTGCGGGCATGGTGGTGGCGCTGGCTGTGGTCGGCGACCTCTATCGCGAGCGCGCCGCGGCCACGATGATGTCGCGGCTGATGCTGGTGCTCGGGGCGGCGCCCGTGCTGGCCCCCTCGCTGGGTGCCGGTGTGCTGTTGCACGGTTCGTGGCGGTGGGTGTTCGCCGCTCTGGTGGTGATGGCCGGGCTGCTGCTGCTGATGGGGGCGCTCGCTCTGCCGGAGACGCTGCCGCCCTCGCATCGCCCGCCGCTGCGGATCGGTGGGGTCGCACGTACCTACGTCCGGTTGCTCCGCGATGCCCGGTTCGTGGTGCTGGTGTCGGTGGCGGCCCTGGCCATGGCCGGATTGTTCGCCTACATCGCCGGTGCGGCGTTTGTGCTGCAGGACCGCTATGGGGTCAATCAGCAGGACTTCGCGTTGCTCTTCGGCGCCGGTGCCGTGGCGCTGATCGCGTCGACGCAGGCCAACCCCGTGCTGCTCAAGTGGTTCTCGCCGATGCGGATCGTTCTCACCGCGCTGAGCGCGGCGGTGGTGGCCAGCGTGGTGTTCGTCGCCATGGCGCTGACGCACACCGGTGGCGTGTGGGGCTTCCTGATCCCGGTGTGGACCATCCTGGCCGCGATGGGCCTCGTCATGCCCAATGCACCCGCGTTGGCGCTGTCGCGGCACCCGGAATCCGCCGGCACCGCTGCGGCTCTGATGGGTGCCGCACAGTTCGGGCTCGGCGCGCTGGTGGCGCCGCTGGTCGGCGTGCTGGGCAATGACGAGGTGGCCATGGCTGCGGTGATGGCAGTCAGTGTCGTCATCGCGCTGGTCGCCCTGCTGTCGGTGCGACAGGCCGCCACCGACACTGCACCCGCGCGCTCCGAACTGGCCGCCGAAGCCGCCTGA
- a CDS encoding MFS transporter yields MTETGGQTARRLPSAAQAQTNPWNALWAMLIGFFMILVDSTIVAVANPSIMENLAASYDAVIWVTSAYLLAYAVPLLVAGRLGDRFGPKNLYIAGLAVFTVASLWCGLSDSIGMLIAARVLQGVGAALLTPQTLSTITRIFPPDRRGVAMSVWGATAGVATLVGPLAGGVLVDSLGWQWIFIVNVPIGVLGIALAVWLIPVLPTTNRGFDLLGVALSGLGMFLIVFALQEGQANSWTWWIWLVIVAGLAFMGAFVYWQAVNTNEPLIPLRMFADRNFSLANAGGAVIGFVITAFIVPVMFFAQAVCGLSPTQSALLTAPMAVATGVLAPFVGRLVDRSHPRPVVGFGFSVLAIALTWLSAEMAPSTPIWRLILPLTALGVATAFIFAPLAATATRNLPPDLAGAASGVYNATRQVGSVIGSAAIAAFMTARISAEMPGDGQGPPPGEGAVTELPAFLREPFAAALSQSLLLPAFIGLFGVIAAIFLLGSVRRAAVPVSTPTEVIPAVDAYDERAAADDHYDDDDYADDDYDDDYDDDFADDAYLPVSRDPRTEEFARVPAVEPLTDRLPVRATPADPVQFWNSLVDEDAAPSYGRDIDYLDDIAPYEHPGADVEPLDAPRYGRHAGPHRD; encoded by the coding sequence ATGACGGAAACCGGCGGGCAGACCGCCCGGAGGTTGCCGTCGGCCGCCCAAGCGCAGACCAACCCGTGGAACGCACTGTGGGCGATGCTCATCGGGTTCTTCATGATCCTGGTCGACTCGACCATCGTCGCGGTCGCGAACCCGAGCATCATGGAGAACCTCGCCGCCAGTTATGACGCGGTGATCTGGGTGACCAGCGCGTATCTGCTGGCCTACGCGGTGCCGCTGCTGGTGGCAGGTCGCCTCGGTGACCGGTTCGGTCCCAAGAACCTCTACATCGCCGGCCTGGCGGTGTTCACTGTCGCGTCGCTGTGGTGCGGCCTGTCCGATTCCATCGGCATGCTGATCGCCGCGCGGGTGCTGCAAGGTGTCGGAGCGGCGCTGCTGACCCCGCAGACCCTGTCCACCATCACCCGCATCTTCCCGCCGGATCGCCGCGGTGTGGCGATGAGCGTCTGGGGTGCCACCGCCGGGGTCGCCACCCTGGTGGGTCCCTTGGCCGGTGGCGTGCTGGTGGACAGCCTCGGCTGGCAGTGGATCTTCATCGTCAACGTTCCAATCGGTGTGCTGGGCATCGCGCTCGCGGTGTGGCTGATCCCGGTGCTGCCCACCACCAACCGCGGTTTCGACCTGCTCGGCGTCGCATTGTCAGGCCTCGGGATGTTCCTGATTGTCTTCGCTCTGCAGGAAGGCCAGGCCAACAGCTGGACATGGTGGATCTGGCTCGTGATCGTCGCGGGGCTGGCCTTCATGGGCGCGTTCGTCTACTGGCAGGCGGTCAACACGAACGAGCCGCTGATCCCGCTGCGGATGTTCGCCGATCGCAACTTCAGCTTGGCCAACGCCGGCGGCGCCGTCATCGGCTTCGTCATCACCGCCTTCATCGTGCCGGTGATGTTCTTCGCGCAAGCGGTCTGCGGGCTCTCGCCCACCCAGTCGGCACTGCTGACCGCACCCATGGCCGTGGCCACCGGTGTCCTGGCCCCGTTCGTCGGTCGCCTGGTGGACCGCTCGCACCCGCGTCCGGTCGTCGGTTTCGGCTTCTCCGTGCTGGCCATCGCGCTGACCTGGCTGTCCGCCGAGATGGCACCGAGCACTCCGATCTGGCGGCTGATCCTGCCGCTGACCGCGCTCGGGGTGGCGACGGCGTTCATCTTCGCGCCCCTGGCCGCGACAGCCACCCGCAACCTGCCCCCGGACCTCGCCGGTGCCGCCTCCGGGGTCTACAACGCCACCCGGCAGGTCGGTTCGGTCATCGGCAGCGCGGCCATCGCGGCCTTCATGACGGCCCGCATCAGTGCGGAGATGCCCGGTGACGGGCAGGGACCGCCGCCGGGTGAAGGAGCGGTCACCGAGCTGCCTGCGTTCCTGCGGGAACCGTTCGCCGCCGCCCTGTCCCAGTCGCTGCTGCTGCCCGCGTTCATCGGGCTGTTCGGCGTGATCGCGGCCATCTTCCTGCTCGGCTCGGTGCGGCGGGCGGCGGTGCCGGTGAGCACCCCGACCGAGGTGATACCCGCGGTGGACGCCTATGACGAGCGCGCCGCCGCAGATGACCACTACGACGATGACGACTACGCAGATGACGACTACGACGACGATTACGACGACGACTTCGCCGATGATGCCTACCTGCCGGTGAGCCGCGACCCGCGCACCGAGGAGTTCGCCCGGGTGCCCGCGGTGGAGCCGCTGACCGATCGACTCCCGGTCCGCGCGACGCCGGCCGATCCGGTGCAGTTCTGGAACTCCTTGGTCGACGAGGACGCCGCGCCCAGCTACGGGCGTGACATCGACTATCTGGACGACATCGCGCCGTACGAACACCCGGGGGCCGACGTCGAGCCGCTGGACGCGCCGCGATACGGGCGTCATGCGGGCCCGCACCGCGACTAG
- a CDS encoding cation:proton antiporter regulatory subunit produces the protein MDVNEVLLPGVGLRYEFDNTDGDRIGVIAKRGGDFEVVLYAAEDPDVAQPLFHLNADEADALAQILGAPRIAERFADLTHEVPGLEAGQVAIEPASPYADRPLGDARIRTRTGASVVAIVRDEDVAPSPGPADVLRAGDILVVIGTEDGITQVQHIVDKG, from the coding sequence ATGGACGTCAACGAGGTTCTTCTGCCCGGTGTTGGGCTGCGTTACGAGTTCGACAACACCGACGGTGACCGCATCGGAGTCATCGCCAAGCGAGGCGGCGACTTCGAGGTGGTGCTCTACGCGGCCGAGGATCCTGACGTCGCGCAGCCGCTGTTCCACCTCAACGCCGACGAGGCCGATGCGCTGGCCCAGATCCTGGGCGCACCCCGCATCGCCGAGCGGTTCGCCGACCTGACCCACGAGGTCCCCGGCCTGGAGGCGGGGCAGGTTGCCATCGAGCCCGCCAGCCCCTACGCCGACCGGCCGCTCGGTGACGCCCGGATCCGCACCCGCACCGGCGCCTCCGTCGTCGCGATCGTGCGCGACGAGGACGTGGCGCCGTCGCCGGGCCCGGCCGACGTGCTGCGCGCCGGCGACATCCTCGTCGTCATCGGCACCGAGGACGGCATCACCCAGGTTCAGCACATCGTCGACAAGGGCTGA
- a CDS encoding multifunctional oxoglutarate decarboxylase/oxoglutarate dehydrogenase thiamine pyrophosphate-binding subunit/dihydrolipoyllysine-residue succinyltransferase subunit, giving the protein MSSTSSPFGQNEWLVEEMYQKFREDPSSVDPSWHEFLVDYNPDHASDTPAASSAAPTKAAAPANGRAQAPVAPPEPKPAPPPVKQAPPAKTPPTSNGASAPTQQPTPAKPAEKPAAAKEPAGAGDETQVLRGAAAAVVKNMNISLEVPTATSVRAIPAKAMIDNRIVINNHLKRTRGGKISFTHLLGYAIVQGVKKFPNMNRHFAEIDGKPNAVTPAHTNLGLAIDLQGKNGSRSLVVAAIKGCETMKFGQFIAAYEDIVRRARDGKLTAEDFAGVTISLTNPGTLGTVHSVPRLMSGQGAIIGAGAMEYPAEFQGASEERIAELGMGKLITLTSTYDHRIIQGAESGDFLRTVHQLLLADEFWDEIFFELGIPYEPVRWRTDNPDSIADKNARIIELIAAYRNRGHLMADTDPLRLDKTRFRSHPDLDVLSHGLTLWDLDREFKVDGFAGAEYKKLRDVLSVLRDAYCRHVGVEYTHILEPEQQKWLQDRIEVKHDKPTVAQQKYILSRLNAAEAFETFLQTKYVGQKRFSLEGAETIIPMMDAAIDQCAEHGLDEVVIGMPHRGRLNVLANIVGKPYAQIFSEFEGNLNPSQAHGSGDVKYHLGATGTYIQMFGDNDIEVSLTANPSHLEAVDPVLEGLVRAKQDLLNKGDGADGFSVVPLMLHGDAAFAGQGVVAETLNLALLRGYRTGGTIHMIVNNQVGFTTSPENSRSSEYCTDVAKMIGAPIFHVNGDDPEACVWVAKLAVDFRQKFKKDVVIDMLCYRRRGHNEGDDPSMTQPAMYDVIDHKRGVRKSYTEALIGRGDISMKEAEDALRDYQGQLERVFNEVRELEKHAVEPSESVESEQLPAKGLTTAVDKSLLAKIGDAHLAIPDGFTVHPRVKPVLEKRREMAYEGKVDWAFGELLALGSLVNEGKLIRLSGQDSRRGTFTQRHSVVIDRKTGEEFTPLQLLALNEDGTPTGGKFLVYDSALSEFAAVGFEYGYSVGNPEALVLWEAQFGDFVNGAQSIIDEFISSGEAKWGQLSDVVLLLPHGHEGQGPDHTSGRIERFLQLCAEGSMTVAQPSTPANYFHLLRRHSLDGIHRPLIVFTPKSMLRNKAAVSDIKEFTEAKFQSIMEEPSYTDGEGDRSKVQRILLCSGKLYYDLAARKAKDKREDIAIVRVEQLYPLPPRRLGRTLDAYPNAQQFYWVQEEPANQGAWPTFGLALPELLPEKLTGIRRVSRRAMSAPSSGSSKVHAVEHQEILDEAFN; this is encoded by the coding sequence GTGAGCAGTACAAGTTCACCATTCGGGCAGAACGAATGGTTGGTCGAGGAGATGTACCAGAAGTTTCGCGAGGACCCGTCCTCGGTGGATCCGAGTTGGCACGAGTTCCTGGTCGATTACAACCCCGACCACGCGAGTGACACCCCCGCAGCCTCGAGCGCCGCCCCGACCAAGGCCGCCGCCCCGGCCAACGGCCGCGCCCAGGCACCCGTGGCGCCCCCGGAGCCCAAGCCCGCTCCCCCGCCCGTCAAGCAGGCCCCGCCCGCCAAGACCCCGCCGACCAGTAACGGCGCCTCCGCACCCACTCAGCAGCCCACACCGGCCAAGCCGGCCGAGAAGCCGGCCGCCGCCAAGGAGCCTGCGGGCGCCGGCGACGAGACCCAGGTGCTGCGTGGTGCCGCCGCAGCGGTCGTCAAGAACATGAACATCTCGCTGGAGGTGCCCACCGCCACCAGCGTGCGGGCCATCCCGGCCAAGGCGATGATCGACAACCGGATCGTCATCAACAACCACCTCAAGCGCACCCGCGGCGGCAAGATCAGCTTCACCCACCTGCTGGGCTACGCGATCGTGCAGGGCGTCAAGAAGTTCCCGAACATGAACCGGCACTTCGCCGAGATCGACGGCAAGCCGAATGCCGTCACACCAGCGCATACCAATCTGGGCCTGGCCATCGATCTGCAGGGCAAGAACGGCAGCCGCTCGCTGGTGGTCGCGGCCATCAAGGGTTGCGAGACCATGAAGTTCGGGCAGTTCATCGCGGCCTACGAGGACATCGTGCGCCGCGCGCGCGACGGCAAGCTCACCGCCGAGGACTTCGCCGGTGTGACCATCTCGCTGACCAACCCCGGCACACTGGGCACCGTCCACTCGGTGCCGCGGCTGATGTCCGGCCAGGGCGCGATCATCGGCGCCGGCGCCATGGAGTACCCCGCCGAGTTCCAGGGCGCCAGCGAGGAACGCATTGCCGAGCTGGGCATGGGCAAGCTGATCACCCTGACGTCGACCTACGACCACCGGATCATCCAGGGCGCCGAGTCCGGCGACTTCCTGCGCACCGTGCACCAACTGCTGCTGGCCGACGAGTTCTGGGACGAGATCTTCTTCGAACTCGGCATCCCTTACGAGCCGGTCCGCTGGCGCACCGACAACCCCGATTCGATCGCCGACAAGAACGCCCGGATTATCGAGCTGATCGCGGCCTACCGCAACCGCGGTCACCTGATGGCCGACACCGATCCGCTGCGTCTGGACAAGACCCGTTTCCGCAGCCACCCGGACCTCGACGTGCTGTCGCACGGACTGACGCTGTGGGATCTGGACCGCGAATTCAAGGTCGACGGCTTTGCCGGCGCCGAGTACAAGAAGCTGCGCGACGTGCTCTCGGTGCTGCGGGACGCCTACTGCCGCCATGTCGGTGTGGAGTACACCCACATCCTCGAACCCGAGCAGCAGAAGTGGCTGCAGGACCGCATCGAGGTCAAGCACGACAAGCCGACGGTGGCCCAGCAGAAGTACATCCTGAGCCGGCTCAACGCCGCCGAGGCCTTCGAGACCTTCCTCCAGACCAAATACGTCGGGCAGAAGCGATTCTCGCTGGAGGGCGCTGAAACCATCATCCCGATGATGGACGCGGCGATCGACCAGTGCGCCGAGCACGGCCTCGACGAGGTGGTCATCGGCATGCCCCACCGCGGCCGGCTCAACGTACTGGCCAACATCGTCGGCAAGCCGTACGCGCAGATCTTCAGCGAGTTCGAGGGCAACCTCAACCCGTCGCAGGCCCATGGCTCCGGCGACGTGAAATACCACCTGGGCGCCACCGGCACCTACATCCAGATGTTCGGCGACAACGACATCGAGGTGTCGCTGACGGCCAACCCGTCGCACCTGGAGGCCGTCGATCCCGTACTCGAGGGATTGGTCCGGGCCAAGCAGGACCTGCTCAACAAGGGCGACGGCGCTGACGGTTTCAGTGTTGTGCCGCTGATGCTGCACGGTGACGCCGCCTTCGCCGGTCAGGGTGTGGTGGCCGAGACGCTGAACCTGGCGCTGCTGCGCGGTTACCGCACCGGCGGCACCATCCACATGATCGTCAACAATCAGGTCGGTTTCACCACCTCACCGGAGAACTCCCGGTCCTCCGAGTACTGCACCGACGTGGCAAAGATGATCGGAGCGCCGATCTTCCACGTCAACGGCGACGATCCCGAAGCCTGCGTGTGGGTGGCCAAGCTGGCCGTCGACTTCCGGCAGAAGTTCAAGAAGGACGTCGTGATCGACATGCTGTGCTACCGCCGCCGCGGGCACAACGAGGGTGACGACCCGTCGATGACGCAGCCCGCGATGTACGACGTGATCGATCACAAGCGCGGTGTCCGCAAGTCCTACACCGAAGCGCTGATCGGCCGTGGCGACATCTCGATGAAGGAAGCCGAGGACGCCCTGCGCGATTACCAGGGGCAGTTGGAGCGGGTGTTCAACGAGGTGCGCGAGCTGGAGAAGCACGCCGTCGAACCCAGCGAGTCCGTGGAGTCCGAGCAGCTGCCGGCCAAGGGCCTGACCACCGCGGTGGACAAGTCGCTGCTGGCCAAGATCGGCGACGCCCACCTGGCCATCCCGGACGGCTTCACCGTGCACCCCCGCGTCAAGCCGGTGCTGGAGAAGCGCCGCGAGATGGCCTACGAGGGCAAGGTGGACTGGGCGTTCGGCGAACTGCTGGCGCTGGGCTCACTGGTCAACGAGGGCAAGCTGATCCGCCTGTCCGGCCAGGACTCCCGTCGCGGCACCTTCACCCAGCGGCACTCGGTGGTGATCGACCGCAAGACCGGCGAGGAGTTCACCCCGCTGCAACTGCTGGCACTCAACGAGGACGGCACACCGACAGGCGGCAAGTTCCTGGTGTACGACTCGGCGCTGTCGGAGTTCGCCGCGGTGGGCTTCGAGTACGGCTACTCGGTGGGCAACCCCGAGGCGCTGGTGCTGTGGGAGGCGCAGTTCGGCGATTTCGTCAACGGCGCCCAGTCGATCATCGACGAGTTCATCAGCTCCGGTGAGGCCAAGTGGGGTCAGCTGTCCGATGTGGTGCTGCTGCTGCCGCACGGCCATGAAGGGCAGGGCCCGGACCACACCTCGGGTCGCATCGAGCGGTTCCTGCAGCTGTGCGCGGAAGGGTCGATGACGGTGGCCCAGCCGTCGACCCCGGCCAACTACTTCCACCTGCTGCGCCGGCATTCCCTGGACGGGATCCACCGCCCGCTGATCGTGTTCACCCCGAAGTCGATGCTGCGCAACAAGGCCGCGGTCAGCGACATCAAGGAGTTCACCGAGGCCAAGTTCCAGTCGATCATGGAGGAGCCGTCGTACACCGACGGCGAAGGCGACCGGTCCAAGGTGCAGCGGATCCTGCTGTGCAGCGGCAAGCTGTACTACGACCTGGCCGCCCGCAAGGCCAAGGACAAGCGTGAGGACATCGCGATCGTGCGCGTCGAGCAGCTCTACCCGCTGCCCCCGCGCCGGCTGGGCCGCACGCTGGACGCCTACCCGAATGCGCAGCAGTTCTACTGGGTGCAGGAGGAGCCGGCCAACCAGGGTGCATGGCCGACCTTCGGACTGGCGCTGCCGGAGTTGTTGCCGGAGAAGCTGACCGGGATCAGGCGGGTGTCGCGACGGGCCATGAGCGCGCCGTCGTCGGGCTCGTCGAAGGTGCACGCGGTCGAGCACCAGGAGATTCTGGACGAGGCGTTCAACTGA